In Afipia sp. GAS231, a single window of DNA contains:
- a CDS encoding enoyl-CoA hydratase/isomerase family protein, whose product MSKYTDIGVEKHGHVGLIEIRKPPLNFFDVALINQIADALEEFDKDVEIRASVLAAQGKAFCAGADFSDPKRQEQEQESKKDPAANLPINHLYVQAVRIFRNKKPIVAAVHGAAIGGGFGLAVSADFRVTCPEARFAANFTKLGFHPGFGLTATLPELVGKNNAELIFYTSRRITGEDATRMGLANLCVPQDQVRAEAMKLANEIAECSPLGLIATRATMRAGLADRVLAATNHELVEQNKLRATEDFKEGVKATAERRVANFKGR is encoded by the coding sequence ATGAGCAAGTACACTGATATCGGCGTCGAGAAGCACGGTCATGTCGGCCTGATCGAAATCCGCAAGCCGCCGCTGAACTTCTTCGACGTCGCGCTGATCAACCAGATCGCCGACGCGCTGGAAGAGTTCGACAAGGACGTCGAAATACGCGCCAGCGTGCTCGCCGCCCAGGGCAAGGCGTTCTGCGCCGGCGCCGATTTCTCCGATCCGAAGCGCCAGGAGCAGGAGCAGGAGTCGAAAAAGGATCCGGCCGCCAACCTGCCGATCAACCATCTCTACGTCCAGGCCGTGCGCATCTTCCGCAACAAGAAGCCGATCGTCGCGGCGGTGCATGGCGCCGCCATCGGCGGCGGTTTCGGGCTCGCCGTCTCGGCGGACTTCCGCGTCACCTGTCCCGAAGCGCGCTTCGCCGCCAACTTCACCAAGCTCGGTTTTCATCCGGGCTTTGGTCTCACCGCAACGCTTCCCGAACTGGTCGGCAAGAACAACGCGGAATTGATTTTCTACACCAGCCGCCGCATCACCGGCGAAGACGCCACCAGGATGGGTCTCGCCAATCTCTGCGTGCCGCAGGACCAGGTCCGCGCCGAGGCGATGAAGCTCGCCAATGAGATCGCCGAATGCTCGCCGCTCGGCCTGATCGCGACCCGCGCCACCATGCGTGCCGGCCTCGCCGACCGCGTGCTCGCCGCGACCAACCACGAACTGGTCGAGCAGAACAAGCTGCGCGCCACCGAAGACTTCAAGGAAGGCGTCAAAGCCACCGCCGAACGCCGCGTCGCGAATTTCAAGGGCCGTTGA
- a CDS encoding enoyl-CoA hydratase yields the protein MSANEIVLQNLDKGLLTITMNRPDRRNALNPDMTLGLVAAARRAAEDHEVRAVLLKGAGGTFCVGGDVKSMAEGRAPLPFEAKMVNLRRGMEVSRILHQMAKPVVAQVDGAAAGAGLSIALSCDLRVASASCKITTAFAKVGLSGDYGGTYFLTKLLGSAKARELYLLSPVLTAQEALALGMVTKVVPDAEVEAAAHELAMSLAQGPSVTLGYIKRNINNAETMSLEECFDGEAIHHSRSGETADHKEAAKAFVEKRKPAFQGH from the coding sequence ATGAGCGCAAACGAAATCGTTCTGCAGAATCTCGACAAGGGCCTGCTCACCATCACCATGAATCGCCCTGACCGGCGCAACGCGCTCAATCCGGACATGACGCTCGGGCTGGTGGCGGCGGCGCGACGGGCGGCGGAGGATCATGAGGTGCGCGCGGTGCTGCTCAAGGGCGCCGGCGGTACCTTCTGCGTCGGCGGCGACGTCAAGTCGATGGCGGAGGGCCGGGCGCCGTTGCCGTTCGAAGCCAAGATGGTGAACTTGCGCCGCGGCATGGAAGTGTCGCGCATCCTGCACCAGATGGCGAAGCCTGTGGTGGCGCAGGTCGACGGCGCTGCTGCCGGCGCCGGGCTCTCGATCGCGCTGTCCTGCGACCTGCGCGTCGCCAGCGCCTCCTGCAAGATCACCACCGCCTTTGCCAAGGTCGGTCTCTCCGGCGACTACGGCGGGACCTACTTCCTCACCAAGCTGCTCGGCAGCGCCAAGGCGCGCGAGCTCTATCTGTTGTCGCCGGTGTTGACGGCGCAGGAGGCGCTCGCGCTCGGCATGGTGACCAAGGTCGTCCCCGACGCCGAAGTCGAAGCGGCCGCGCATGAGCTCGCGATGTCGCTGGCGCAGGGGCCGTCGGTGACGCTCGGCTACATCAAGCGTAACATCAACAATGCCGAGACCATGTCGCTGGAAGAATGTTTTGACGGCGAGGCGATTCATCACTCGCGTTCCGGCGAGACCGCCGACCACAAGGAAGCGGCGAAGGCGTTCGTCGAAAAGCGCAAGCCTGCCTTCCAGGGCCATTGA
- a CDS encoding ABC transporter substrate-binding protein — protein MKRVVTGIFAAALAMSATSALAQAKPPLKLGGILDMSSLYADITGPGSEMAAKMAAEDFGGEVLGRKIEIIAADHQNKADLAANIARDMLDNQGVEMIFDVAASATALAAGEIAKARNKIIMFNGPGSIRLSNEACGPYTVHYVFDTFGQANVTGLAAVKSGLDSWFFLTADYAFGQDLEKDTANVVTKSGGKVLGSVRHPLNTSDFSSFLLQAQASKAKVIGLANAGGDTVNAIKQAAEFGLMKGGQKVAPLLVFVTDIDSIGLETAQGLLLSEAFYWDLNDDTRAFSKRFMERIKRVPTSAQAGVYSSVTHYLKAVKAAGTTDSAAVMKIMKDTPVNDMFAKNGRIREDGRMVHDMYLFEVKKPAESKARWDDYKLLATIPGNEAFQSLELSRCPLVKK, from the coding sequence ATGAAACGGGTTGTCACGGGCATTTTCGCCGCCGCCTTGGCGATGTCGGCGACCTCGGCACTGGCGCAGGCCAAGCCGCCGCTCAAGCTCGGCGGCATTCTGGATATGTCGAGCCTTTACGCCGACATTACCGGGCCGGGTTCCGAGATGGCCGCCAAGATGGCGGCCGAAGATTTTGGCGGCGAAGTGCTCGGTCGCAAGATCGAGATCATCGCGGCCGATCACCAGAACAAGGCGGATCTCGCCGCCAACATTGCCCGCGACATGCTCGACAACCAGGGCGTCGAGATGATCTTCGACGTCGCGGCATCCGCCACCGCGCTTGCGGCCGGCGAGATCGCGAAGGCGCGCAACAAGATCATCATGTTCAACGGGCCCGGTTCGATCCGGCTTTCCAACGAAGCCTGCGGCCCCTACACCGTGCATTACGTGTTCGATACGTTCGGGCAGGCCAATGTGACCGGTCTTGCCGCCGTCAAGAGCGGGCTGGATAGCTGGTTCTTCCTGACCGCCGACTATGCTTTCGGTCAGGATCTCGAAAAGGACACCGCCAACGTGGTGACCAAGTCCGGCGGCAAGGTGCTGGGCAGCGTGCGCCATCCGCTCAACACCTCCGACTTCTCCTCTTTCCTGCTGCAGGCGCAGGCTTCCAAGGCCAAGGTGATCGGGCTCGCCAATGCCGGCGGCGATACCGTCAACGCCATCAAGCAGGCGGCCGAGTTCGGGCTGATGAAGGGCGGCCAGAAGGTAGCCCCCTTGCTCGTCTTCGTTACCGATATCGACAGCATCGGTCTCGAAACCGCGCAGGGGCTGTTGCTGTCGGAAGCCTTTTACTGGGACCTCAACGACGACACCCGCGCGTTCTCAAAGCGCTTCATGGAGCGCATCAAGCGGGTGCCGACCTCGGCGCAAGCCGGCGTCTATTCGTCGGTGACGCATTACCTCAAGGCGGTGAAGGCCGCAGGCACCACCGATTCCGCCGCGGTCATGAAGATCATGAAGGATACCCCGGTCAACGACATGTTCGCCAAGAACGGCCGGATTCGTGAAGACGGCCGCATGGTGCACGACATGTACCTGTTCGAGGTCAAGAAGCCCGCCGAGTCCAAGGCGCGCTGGGACGACTACAAGCTGCTCGCGACCATTCCCGGCAACGAGGCGTTCCAGTCGCTGGAACTGTCGCGTTGTCCGCTGGTGAAGAAATAG
- a CDS encoding VOC family protein, with the protein MEINGVAHIFLTASNFEHSREFYRKLLPFLGLTPVIDTETTYYCVGGRTAVGISAPSPEHAGAAFEQKRVGLHHLCFRARERTDIDELHSFLVTLGTAIIRAPREDQWAPGYYSILFEDPDGIRLELNHVPGKGLLS; encoded by the coding sequence ATGGAAATCAATGGTGTCGCGCATATTTTCCTGACCGCCTCGAATTTCGAACACTCGCGGGAGTTCTACCGCAAGCTGCTGCCGTTTCTCGGGCTGACGCCGGTGATCGATACCGAAACGACGTATTACTGCGTCGGCGGCCGCACCGCGGTCGGCATCAGCGCGCCGTCGCCCGAGCACGCCGGTGCAGCCTTCGAGCAGAAGCGCGTCGGCTTGCATCACCTGTGCTTTCGCGCCCGCGAGCGCACCGACATCGACGAGCTGCATTCGTTTTTGGTGACGCTCGGCACCGCCATCATTCGCGCGCCGCGCGAGGACCAATGGGCGCCAGGATATTACTCGATCCTGTTCGAGGATCCCGATGGCATCCGGCTCGAGCTCAATCACGTGCCGGGGAAGGGGTTGTTGAGCTAA
- a CDS encoding thermonuclease family protein, which produces MTGVALQCRMSVAAYLVLFAFGQAHAAGCLFAAQGEGHVAAVIDARSFRLDDGREIRLAGIEPAGTDKAKGAAALAAVIGGRDVTLHGDDDTPDRYGRQTAFVFAKGTETSVQSELLRRGEALFAADVADRDCAGTLAAAEGSAVQAKIGIWSAPTAIKNTESPGDILAGIGRFTVAEGKVLSVRQAGSVTYLNFGRNWTQDFAATISRRMIPAFEAAGLSPKSLENRRIRVRGFVSSRGGPRIEVLRVGQIEILDGK; this is translated from the coding sequence ATGACCGGGGTGGCATTGCAGTGCCGGATGTCTGTCGCGGCGTATCTGGTGCTGTTCGCGTTCGGGCAGGCGCACGCCGCCGGATGCCTGTTCGCCGCCCAGGGCGAAGGCCATGTCGCCGCCGTGATCGACGCGCGCAGCTTTCGCCTCGACGACGGCCGCGAGATCCGCTTGGCCGGGATCGAGCCTGCCGGCACCGACAAGGCAAAAGGCGCTGCTGCGCTGGCGGCTGTGATCGGCGGGCGCGACGTGACGCTGCACGGCGACGACGACACGCCGGATCGCTACGGCCGCCAGACCGCCTTTGTGTTTGCGAAGGGCACAGAGACCTCGGTGCAAAGTGAATTGCTGCGCCGCGGCGAAGCCTTATTTGCGGCCGATGTGGCCGACCGGGATTGCGCGGGAACCCTGGCCGCCGCCGAGGGCTCTGCCGTCCAGGCCAAAATAGGAATCTGGTCCGCCCCCACGGCCATAAAAAACACGGAAAGTCCGGGCGATATTTTGGCCGGGATTGGGCGTTTTACGGTGGCCGAGGGCAAGGTTTTGTCCGTCAGGCAGGCAGGTTCCGTGACCTACCTGAATTTCGGACGGAACTGGACACAGGACTTTGCTGCGACTATTTCAAGGCGCATGATCCCGGCGTTCGAGGCGGCCGGGCTGTCGCCTAAGTCCCTCGAAAATCGAAGGATTCGTGTCCGCGGCTTTGTCTCGTCGCGGGGAGGACCACGGATTGAGGTGCTCCGGGTGGGGCAGATCGAAATACTCGACGGAAAATAG
- a CDS encoding M48 family metalloprotease translates to MECAGHRERGAGRGFLAASALLCAAFTLSACGNIGRFETAAPASAISPVKPNRTVAQTPASEREHERILSSYGGAYDDPKLEALIGKTVDRLVAASDRPDQAYKVTILNSGAVNAFALPTGQLYVTRGLIALASDTSELSSVLSHEMAHVLAKHASIREDQARQAAVVTRVVTDMGNDPDLTALALAKTKLTMASFSRAQEFEADGIGVGLSAKAHFDPYGAARFLSSMERNAALKAGKTSLDPRAQDFLSSHPATPERVQNAQASARQYTSPEGGERDRETYLAAIDNIVYGEDPSEGFVRGRRFLHPKLGFTFQAPDTFTLDNTAQAVIGVREGGTQAMRFDVVRVPAEQSLGEYLNSGWMEGVEKASTEDITINGFPAASATAHGDNWQFKVYALRFGSDVYRFIFAARQKSTESERNARETVNSFRRLTLEEIQAARPLRIKVITVQPGDTVESLAHRMAGVDRPAERFRVLNGLDQHAQVKTRDRVKIVVD, encoded by the coding sequence ATGGAGTGTGCGGGACATCGCGAGCGAGGAGCGGGGCGCGGCTTTTTGGCTGCGTCGGCCTTGTTGTGCGCCGCGTTCACGCTTTCGGCCTGCGGCAATATCGGCCGGTTCGAGACGGCGGCGCCCGCTTCGGCCATCTCGCCGGTCAAGCCGAACCGCACCGTGGCGCAGACGCCCGCCAGCGAGCGCGAGCATGAGCGCATCCTGTCCTCCTATGGCGGCGCCTATGACGATCCGAAGCTGGAAGCGCTGATCGGCAAAACCGTCGACCGCCTGGTCGCGGCGTCCGATCGCCCGGACCAGGCCTACAAGGTGACGATCCTCAATTCGGGCGCGGTGAACGCGTTCGCGCTGCCGACCGGCCAGCTCTATGTGACGCGCGGCCTGATCGCGCTCGCCAGCGACACCTCGGAATTGTCCTCGGTACTGTCTCATGAGATGGCGCATGTGCTGGCAAAACACGCCTCGATCCGCGAGGACCAGGCCCGGCAGGCGGCGGTGGTGACACGCGTCGTCACCGACATGGGCAACGATCCGGATCTTACCGCGCTGGCGCTGGCGAAAACAAAACTGACGATGGCGAGCTTCTCGCGCGCGCAGGAGTTCGAGGCCGACGGCATCGGCGTCGGCCTTTCGGCGAAGGCGCATTTCGACCCCTACGGCGCGGCGCGCTTCCTGTCCTCGATGGAACGCAATGCGGCGCTGAAGGCCGGCAAGACCTCGCTCGATCCGCGCGCGCAGGACTTTTTGTCGTCGCATCCGGCGACGCCCGAGCGGGTGCAGAACGCGCAGGCCAGCGCGCGGCAATATACTTCGCCCGAGGGCGGCGAGCGCGACCGCGAAACCTATCTGGCCGCGATCGACAACATCGTCTATGGCGAGGACCCCAGCGAAGGTTTCGTGCGCGGGCGTCGTTTCCTGCATCCGAAACTCGGCTTCACCTTCCAGGCGCCCGACACCTTCACGCTGGACAACACCGCGCAGGCCGTGATCGGCGTGCGCGAGGGCGGCACGCAGGCGATGCGCTTCGACGTGGTGCGGGTGCCGGCCGAGCAGTCGCTCGGCGAATACCTCAACTCCGGCTGGATGGAAGGCGTCGAGAAGGCCTCGACCGAAGACATCACCATCAACGGCTTCCCCGCGGCATCGGCGACCGCGCATGGCGACAACTGGCAGTTCAAGGTCTACGCGCTGCGCTTCGGCAGCGACGTCTACCGCTTCATCTTCGCCGCCAGGCAGAAGTCCACCGAGAGCGAGCGCAACGCGCGCGAAACCGTCAACTCGTTCCGCCGCCTGACGCTCGAGGAAATCCAGGCCGCCCGGCCGTTGCGCATAAAAGTCATCACCGTTCAGCCCGGCGACACCGTGGAATCCCTCGCCCACCGCATGGCCGGCGTCGATCGCCCCGCCGAACGGTTCCGGGTTCTCAACGGCCTGGACCAGCACGCGCAGGTGAAGACACGCGATCGCGTCAAGATCGTGGTGGATTGA
- a CDS encoding adenylate/guanylate cyclase domain-containing protein: MIDEKKLEQCLVALEAAKSWSPRVVSRLEMLLRSGTDEALYRVNPVKFATEKSIAEAEAIDLFLHACVAGLFDMDWMLVCPMCSDVVESFRSLRKLHTHFHCHLCQSDYDAALDDYITVTFTVSPAVRSIRFHRPDTLSAWDFLFHHKMTPGGIMPDGVPWSETAKGLVRALTRIEPGFAANLEVDATEGALLGQDFESDAQFFIPVASGAGVTPSPVPVMVDSGKCVAAAANIAPGKVVFEVRNAGKLPAVFGILQLPSATFQRPKLNFAPSLSGKRLLMTQTFRDFFRSEVISTTEGIAVLDVTLVFTDLKGSTALYERIGDLNAYIQVQRHFQHLLDATVRHNGAVTKTIGDAVMAAFLTPADAVQAALDMRETVDHLNRDRQQRDFILKIGVHRGASIAVTLNERLDYFGQTVNIAARVQNLADGDEICITEEVYGAPAVAEIIAPYPVVKSEAELKGVSKAMSVYHLARMAS, from the coding sequence ATGATCGACGAAAAAAAGCTCGAACAGTGCCTGGTCGCGCTCGAAGCGGCCAAGTCCTGGAGTCCGCGCGTGGTCTCGCGGCTGGAGATGCTGCTGCGCTCGGGCACGGACGAGGCACTCTACCGCGTCAATCCGGTCAAGTTCGCCACAGAGAAATCGATTGCCGAAGCCGAAGCGATCGATCTTTTCCTCCATGCCTGCGTCGCCGGGCTATTCGATATGGACTGGATGCTGGTTTGTCCGATGTGCTCCGACGTTGTCGAGAGCTTCCGAAGCCTGCGCAAACTGCACACGCATTTCCATTGCCACCTCTGTCAAAGCGATTACGACGCCGCGCTCGACGATTACATCACGGTGACGTTTACGGTTTCGCCCGCCGTGCGCAGCATCCGCTTCCATAGGCCGGATACGCTTTCGGCCTGGGACTTCCTCTTCCATCATAAAATGACGCCGGGCGGCATCATGCCCGACGGCGTGCCGTGGAGCGAGACGGCGAAAGGGCTGGTGCGGGCGCTTACCCGCATAGAGCCGGGTTTTGCGGCCAATCTTGAGGTTGATGCCACCGAAGGCGCGCTTCTGGGCCAGGATTTCGAAAGCGACGCCCAATTTTTTATCCCCGTCGCAAGCGGGGCGGGTGTAACGCCTTCCCCTGTGCCGGTCATGGTCGACTCCGGCAAATGCGTGGCCGCGGCAGCCAACATCGCACCCGGCAAGGTGGTGTTCGAAGTTCGAAACGCAGGCAAGCTGCCGGCGGTATTCGGTATCCTGCAGCTTCCGTCGGCGACGTTTCAGCGCCCGAAGCTCAACTTCGCGCCATCCTTATCCGGCAAGCGGCTGCTGATGACGCAAACCTTTCGCGACTTCTTCCGCTCGGAAGTGATCAGCACGACGGAGGGCATTGCGGTTCTTGACGTTACCCTTGTATTCACCGATCTCAAGGGCTCGACCGCGCTCTACGAGCGGATCGGCGACCTCAACGCATACATTCAGGTGCAGCGACACTTCCAGCACCTTCTCGACGCCACCGTCCGGCACAATGGCGCCGTTACCAAGACGATCGGTGACGCCGTGATGGCGGCGTTTTTGACTCCGGCCGATGCGGTGCAGGCGGCGCTCGATATGCGCGAGACCGTGGATCATCTCAATCGGGACCGCCAGCAGCGTGACTTCATCCTGAAAATCGGCGTACATCGGGGCGCCTCGATCGCGGTTACGCTCAACGAGAGGCTCGATTATTTTGGCCAGACGGTGAATATCGCGGCGCGGGTGCAAAACCTTGCCGATGGCGACGAGATTTGCATCACCGAAGAAGTTTACGGCGCGCCCGCTGTAGCGGAAATCATTGCGCCATACCCGGTGGTAAAGAGCGAGGCGGAGCTCAAGGGCGTCAGCAAAGCCATGTCGGTCTATCATCTGGCCCGAATGGCATCCTAG
- a CDS encoding CarD family transcriptional regulator — protein sequence MPDKTAKTAAKATASKTTASKVAPKTFTAKTVAAAPKHVAPKPVAPKAAVVVAPKAAVKPVVAAPKIEEPKKVVTQRQGFKANEFVVYPAHGVGQILAIEEQEIAGARLELFVINFMKDKMTLRVPTAKVANVGMRKLSEPALVKKALETLKGRARVKRTMWSRRAQEYEAKINSGDIVAIAEVVRDLYRSESQPEQSYSERQLYEAALDRLSREIAVVQHSTETEAVKEIESQLAKSPRRGAKTDATDATGEADEADVEADGDDAAVADEAA from the coding sequence ATGCCAGATAAGACTGCCAAAACTGCCGCGAAAGCGACGGCTTCGAAGACCACTGCTTCGAAGGTCGCTCCCAAGACTTTCACTGCCAAGACTGTTGCCGCTGCCCCGAAGCATGTAGCTCCCAAGCCTGTGGCCCCGAAGGCCGCCGTCGTGGTTGCGCCGAAGGCTGCCGTGAAGCCGGTGGTTGCCGCCCCCAAGATCGAAGAGCCGAAGAAGGTCGTGACCCAGCGTCAGGGCTTCAAGGCCAATGAATTCGTGGTCTATCCCGCTCACGGCGTCGGCCAGATCCTGGCGATCGAGGAGCAGGAAATCGCAGGCGCCCGGCTTGAGCTGTTCGTGATCAATTTCATGAAGGACAAGATGACGCTCCGCGTGCCGACCGCCAAGGTCGCCAATGTCGGCATGCGCAAGCTGTCCGAACCGGCGCTGGTCAAGAAGGCGCTGGAAACCCTCAAGGGCCGCGCCCGCGTCAAGCGCACGATGTGGTCGCGCCGCGCGCAGGAATACGAAGCCAAGATCAATTCCGGCGACATCGTCGCGATCGCCGAAGTGGTCCGCGATCTCTACCGTTCGGAATCGCAGCCCGAGCAGTCCTACAGCGAACGCCAGCTCTATGAAGCCGCGCTCGATCGCCTGTCGCGCGAAATCGCTGTCGTGCAGCATTCGACCGAGACCGAAGCGGTCAAGGAAATCGAAAGCCAGCTCGCCAAGAGCCCGCGCCGCGGCGCCAAGACCGATGCAACGGATGCGACCGGCGAAGCCGACGAGGCCGATGTCGAAGCCGACGGCGACGACGCAGCCGTGGCGGACGAAGCCGCCTGA
- the fdxA gene encoding ferredoxin FdxA, with amino-acid sequence MTYVVTEACIKCKYTDCVEVCPVDCFYEGENMLVIHPDECIDCGVCEPECPADAIKPDTEPGLEKWLEVNTEYAKSWPNITQKKDQPPDAKEFEGVEGKFEKYFSKEPGAGD; translated from the coding sequence ATGACTTACGTCGTCACTGAAGCCTGCATCAAATGCAAATATACCGACTGCGTTGAAGTCTGCCCCGTCGACTGCTTCTACGAGGGCGAGAACATGCTGGTCATCCATCCTGACGAATGCATCGACTGCGGCGTCTGCGAACCCGAATGTCCCGCCGACGCCATCAAGCCGGACACCGAGCCGGGGCTGGAGAAGTGGCTCGAGGTCAACACCGAATACGCCAAGAGCTGGCCCAACATCACCCAGAAGAAGGACCAGCCCCCGGACGCGAAGGAATTCGAGGGCGTGGAAGGCAAGTTCGAGAAATATTTTTCCAAGGAACCCGGCGCCGGCGACTGA
- a CDS encoding RNA-binding S4 domain-containing protein gives MERQRLDKWLWHARVVKARTSAAALVEAGHVRINGVREKAPGHGIKPGDVLTIALDNSVRVLKVTGFSERRGDASAARVLYEDLQNAKQ, from the coding sequence TTGGAGCGACAGCGTCTCGATAAGTGGCTGTGGCACGCGCGGGTGGTGAAGGCGCGCACCTCGGCTGCTGCGCTGGTCGAGGCCGGTCACGTCCGCATCAACGGCGTGCGCGAGAAAGCGCCGGGACACGGCATCAAGCCCGGCGACGTCCTCACCATCGCGCTCGACAACAGCGTGCGCGTCCTCAAGGTGACCGGCTTCAGCGAGCGCCGTGGCGATGCGTCAGCCGCGCGCGTGCTCTACGAGGATTTGCAGAACGCCAAGCAGTGA